Below is a window of Synergistetes bacterium HGW-Synergistetes-1 DNA.
TATGACTTGGTGAACCAGGAAGCTTATCCCGAAAAGAGGGAATCTCAGATCAGCTACTATGAGAGCCCCGAAGAGGCGGAGAAGAACTTTATCGATCTGCTCAAATACGAGACGGAGACCGTGAAAGTCGCTCCGGCACTGCACAGCTTCCATGCAAACACGCTTGATGCGGCCATAAGGGGGATAAACCTGGGTGCCGAATATGGACGGAAGGTGCAGTTCCACCTCTCGGAGGACGAGGGCGATGTGAAGATCTGCCTTGAAAATTACGGGATGAGACCGGTCGAGGTGCTTGCAAATCTCAAAGAGACGGGAAAGGTGCCATATCTCGACCACCTTATGCTCTCTGACTGCGTATGGACGAGCCGAAGGGAAAAGGAACTGATAAAGGAGCATGGGATGTCCGTAGTCTTCAACGGCAGGATGAACGAGCGTGTAAAGGCCGGAACAGCGGCAGTGCTTGAATACATGGAACTGGGAGTGCCTGTTTATGTGGGGACTGACGGGGAGGCAAGCAACGAAGACCTCTCCATAGATAACGAAAGAAAGTGGCAGTCAGAAAAGCACAAGCTGAGCAAAGAGGAAAAGAAGAAGCTTCAGATGCCATTTGAGATGGCAGGCGTAAGGGTCGGAGAGCTTGAAGCGGGCTCCGTTGCCGACATAAAAGTCTGCAGGGATGGAAAGCCCGATGCCCTCTTCGTAGGCGGCAAAGCCGTAATGAAAGATGGGGAGCTTCTTTCGAAAGGTACCGTTGAGGGTTCTGAGAACTTTATAAAAGATATGTGGCAGAGGATAAGAAAATAGAACAGGGCCGGTAGGTCATTTTCTCCCGGATAGTGTGTTGTAAGCGCAAAAAATGTATAATAGTTGCTGACATTAATTTTTATAACTAAACCTTGCTAAGCAATCGCTGAGCAGTGGCTGAGCAGTCGCGAAGCGGTCGTTAAGGCAGGCGGGGAGTGCATCCGCCGGAGAATTTGCTCGCTCCGCATCGCGGAGAATTGCCTGACTCCGTCAGGCGGAGAATTCAAGATTTATGATTTGAGGGCCAATTCACCGCCGGGTGGGACTCCCGGCAAATTCTCCAGCGAAGATGATTCTTAGTTTGCGAATTCCCCACGGCGGAATTTTCGCCGTAAATTCTCCGCGGCTTCTGAAGCCGCAATTTCACGCCGATGTTCTTACGGCAGTTTCACCATCAGTACGACAGGAGGTTTTCAGATGGCCGAATTCAATATAATTGGCAGTTCACCATTGAGGGACGACGGACCGGGAAAGGTCTCAGGCAGGACGGAGTATATTGCTGACATTGAGATGCCGGGGTGTTGGGTCGGAGGCATCGTGAGGTCTGGGACTGCCAGGGGAAGGCTGAAGGGGATCAAAAAATCCGCCTCTTTCGACTGGTCAAAGGTGACCGTGGTCACACATGAAGACATTCCGGGTGAAAACTACATTTCAATGGTAAGGAACGATTATCCCGCGCTTGCCGAAGAAGAGATAAATTACATGTCGCAGGCGATCGCACTTGTGGCAGCTCCCGATGCAAAACTCCTCAAAGAAGCCATGGCCTCCCTGGAACCGGAGGTAGAGCCGCTGAAGCCTGTGCTGACGATGGAAGAGGCGCTGGAAGGAAAAGAGATCATCTGGGGCAGCGACAATATTATTGACGAGTATTTCAACGGAGCAGGCGACATCGAAAGGGGCTTCGCTGAGGCCGACATAATAGTTGAGGGCGACTGGGCGACAGGTTTCCATGAACAGCTCTACCTTGAGACCCAGGGCATGGCGGCAGTGATGAGGGAGGACGGCGCGGTCGAGATCACAGGCTCGCTGCAGTGCCCTTTCTACGTCCATGGTGCGATCCAGAAGGTGATGGGACTTCCTCCTGAAAAGGTGATCATAAAACAGGCCGCAACAGGAGGGGGATTCGGGGGAAAGGAAGACTATCCTTCGATACTCGGCGCATACGCGGCACTGCTTGCCCTGAAATCGGGTCACCCGGTGAGGATAGTTTTCGACAGGGAAGAGGATCTCCTGGTAACGCCAAAAAGACACCCGTCAAAGAGCCATTACAGGATGGGGCTGAAGAATGACGGAAAGATAACGGCGCTTGACGCCGACATCCTCCTTGACAGCGGAGCTTACACGACTCTGAGCAGGGTAGTGCTGCAGCGCTCGCAGCTCCACGCCTGCGGCATATATTACGTGCCAAACGTAAGGATAAGGAGCAGGGCGGTAGCCACGAACACGCCCCCCAACGGAGCTTACAGAGGTTTCGGCGCTCCGCAGGCGATATTTGCAATGGAACGCCAGATGGACCTTGCGGCAAAAGAACTGGGGATGGACCCCCTCGACATCAGGCTGAAAAATGCGCTGAGGACGGGAGACAGTTTCCCATACGGGCAGGTGCTTAAGGAAAAGAACAACGCTGTTGCCGTTCTTGAAAAGGCGGCAGAGATGTCAGATTACAGGGCAAAGAGGCAGCTTTACGCGTCCCAGCCGGGAGGCAGGTACAAAAAGGGGATAGGCATTGCCGCGGCGCTCCACGGGGGAGGCTTTACCGGGGCCGGGGAGGACAAGATGGGCACTACCGCAAGGGTATGCTTCGACGGCAGAAGGTTCTGCCTCTACGTGAGCAGCACCGAGATAGGGCAGGGCTCGTCCACGATACTGCGGATGGTCGCAGCCGAGGAGCTGGGAGTGGGCATTGAAGAGGTCCTCTATATGACGCCCGATACCTCCAAGTCGCCCAACACGGGTCCCACGGTAGCTTCCAGGACGACGATGTACGCATCGAAGGCAGTGCGCGACGCATGTGCCAACATCAAAAGAAAGCTTGCCGAGTGGAGACCTTTGAAGGGACTTCCCGAAGGCATGCCGACTTTATCTCTTGCAGAGGAATATTTTAAGGAATATTCAAAGCTTGATGAGTTCGGCTACAACATATTTGATGACGACAGCTGCTGGGATGAGGAAAAATTCGAAGGCGACGCCTACAGGGGATACGCCTGGATAGCAAACGTCATAGAAGTAGAAGTGGATACTGATACCTATGAAGTTTCTGCTGAAAAGGTCTGCGTTGCCGCGGAGGTGGGCCGTGCGATAAATCCCATGCAGCTGAGAGGCCAGATAACAGGAGGTCTTCTGCAGGCGATCGGCTGGTCACATCTGGAAGACATGAGGGTGGATGAAAAGGGAAGGTACACCGCATCCCACATGAACGCCTATCTGGTCCCGACCACTCTTGACACTCCGGAGTGGGAGATAGAGCTGCTGGAAGACCCATGCGCCCAGGGATGCTTCGGCGCCAAGGGCATAGGGGAGCTGCCGATGAACGCTGCCGGGCCGGCCTTTGTCTCGGCGGTCGACAACGCTGCTGGTGTATTCTGCGATTCGATCCCATGCACAGGTGAAAAACTTTTCCGTCTGGTACTGAATGAAGAAAAGAAAACAGCAGAGGGAGGAAACTAAAGATGAGGATAGAAATGACGATAAACGGAGCCCTTTATTTCTCAGACGTTCCTCCAATGAAGCCTCTTCTCTCTGTCCTCAGGGAAGATCTGGGTTTTAAGGGATCCAAGGAAGGCTGCGGAGAGGGAGAGTGCGGCGCATGTTCGGTCATAATAAACGGCAGGCTGGTCAACGCATGCCTTGTGCCTGCGGTGCAGGCTTCCGGATGTGAGATACTGACCATAGAGGGGCTTGGCAGCCATGATGAGATGGACCTTCTTCAGAAGGCATTAGTGTCGGAAGGTGCAGTCCAGTGCGGTTTCTGCACCCCAGGTATGGTCATAGCGGCCAGGGCTCTCCTCGAAGAAAACCCGACGCCGACCCGTGATGAGATAAAGGTCGCCCTTTCCGGCAATATCTGCCGCTGCACCGGATATGAAAAGATCTACAACGCAGTTGAAAAGGCTGTCGGAGAAGGATACTGCGATACCTTCAGGACGCGTGAGAACCTTTGCAGCGGACAGGCTCCGACCCGCTCTTCCGAAAGTGACAGGAACTGCTTTACCCCGGAAGACCTGAAAGAAGTCTTTGAAATACTGGATAACAACAGTCATGTTTCGATCCTTGCAGGAAGCACAGACATAATACCCGACATAAAAAACGGGAAATATTCATTTGAAAAGATAATGGACCTCAGCAGGGTTAAAGAGCTTAAGGGGATAAACAAGGTCGGAGATGCGATAAGGATTGGAAGCTGCGTCACCAACGGCGACATTATCAGGAGCAGCATCATTAAAAAGTATCTGCCCGCACTCTGGGAAGCTGCGTTCAGAAGCGGAGCGCCGGCTGTGCAGAACAGGGCGACTATCGGAGGTAATCTTTCGACCGCATCCGGAGCGGCTGACCTTCCGACCATTCTACTCCCCCTTGATGCAGGCATAGTAACGGAGGGATCCGATGGGGCGCGCGAGATGAAGCTTGAAAAGTTCATCATCGGGTACAGACAGCCTGATCTGAAGCCCAACGAAATAATGAGAGATATCATCATTCCCCTGCCAAAGGAAAAGAGCTTCCAGAAATTTTACAAGAGAGGTTCGAGGAAAGCCCTCACCCTCTCGAGGATATCTCTGGGCTTTTATGCTGAGGTTGAAAAAGGGATCATCTGGGAGATACGCGCTGCAGCGGGCAGCATGTCCCCGATACCTATACGCCTGAAGGAGCTGGAGTCAGCCCTGAGGATGAAGCGTCTGACTGACGAACTTATAGAAGAGGCCGCGAAGGCCGCATACGACGAAATTAACCCGAGGAAGAGCCCAGAGTGGCGGAAAAGGATGACTTCAAATCTTGTAAAGAGCTTCCTCAAAGAACTTCTGCAGTAAGAGTACGAAGAAAAAAGAGGCGCCGCTGAATGAGCGGCGCCTCTTTTAACGAGGTCATCATTGAATAAATCTTACCAGGAAAGCTGTAAGGGAGTCGTAGAAACTGTCAGGGTTCTCAAGGAATGATGTCTGGGAGGCCTGAGGTATGCTGACCCGGACAGATCCCGGTATAAGAGAACGGTAGTACTCAGCGGTCTCTTTTCTTACCTGGTCATATACCCCGCATATGATCAGTACCCTCTGCTTTATCTGCGGAAGCCTGGCTGTAATATCTATGTCTTTCATTACGCCGATGCAGGTGAACTCACTGGGTCCCCACATATGCCTGTAGACCTTCATACCTGTGGATGTTTTTGGTTTAAGGGCATACTGTCTGAACTGGCGTTTGTGCTTCTGAAGCTCACGGCACTGGAAATTCCGGTTGTATTCTTCAATAATATCCTGATAGATTTTGCCCCCAAAGTGCAGATCCTTTTCAGCTTCCTCCACGATCCTTACGTAGTCCTCGCCCAGTTCCGCAAGTCTGGACTTGGCGTCCTTTATCCAGATCTCCGTACTGAGGTAGGGGCTTACCATCGTTATCGATTTGACAGGAGAGCGAGGGTTCCTCAGCACGTGTTCCGCTGCCAGCATTGCTCCCCAGGAATGCCCTATCAGATGGAGCTTTTCGACTTTCATCTCGCTTATAACTGTATCAAGGGTCTCTATGTAGCGTTCGGGGATCCAGATAGATTCGTCTCCGACGTCGTTCTTCTCATCGCTTCCTAGCTGGTTGTACATATACACTTTGCAGTCTTTGGCAAGCATTTCAGCCATAGGAGTGAAAGATTCATAATTGCCCCCCGGGCCTCCATGAAGGAAAAGAATAGGGATAGTGGAATCGTTGTCGCCTAATACTTCCAAGCCTACAAAACCTCCGGGCACGTTTATGTATTGGGTCTGCATGTCAATTGCCATTTCCGGTTCCTCCCTTCGCAGCCATGTATTAGTGGCATTTAAATTATATCGCAATATTCTGAATATTTGAAGGCTGGACCATGTTATTTAAGTGTTTTTACTGCGAAAGCAGATAGTATAATTATATCTGATCACATTGCGCCCAATGTATGGCGGCTGTCCGATCAAATAAATCACCAGGGGGTATAAAAATGACTTATCCGGATCCCGTAATGGCAATATGCTACGATTTTGACGGCACACTTGCCCCGGGAAATATGCAGGAACACGATTTTTTCCCCGACCTGAAAATTGCCCCCATGGATTTTTGGAAGGAATCCAACGACCTGGCGAGAGAGCATGAGGCAGATCCGATACTGGCATACATGAAATTGATGCTCGACAAAGCAAGGCTCTCAGGAAAGGTTCAGATCTCAAAAAGCGCCTTCAGAAAATATGGAAAGTCCGTAGACCTTTTCAGAGGAGTAAAAAGCTGGTTTAGCGAGATAAACGAATATGCACAAAATAAGGGGGTCAGGCTTGAACATTACATAATATCCTCAGGTCTCAGAGAGATGATAGAGGGTACTCCGATAAGCAGACATGTCAAGGCGATATACGCGAGCTCATTTATATATGATCAGCATGATGTCGCGATCTGGCCGGCAAATGCAGTCAACTATACGACCAAGACCCAGTATCTCTACAGGATAAACAAAGGGATCGAAAGCATAACAGATAACCAGTCCATCAACGAATTTGTCGCTGAAGAAGACCGCAGGATCCCCTTTTCAAGGATGCTCTTCATAGGTGACGGGAGCACTGACGTGCCCTGCATGAAACTTGTGAAAAACCAGGGAGGACATTCGATAGCTGTGTACTGCGAGGAGAGGGAGGAGAGCCGGGATTACGCCCTCAGGCTCCTGCGCGACGGACGGGTCAACTTCATCGCGGAAGGCGTCTACACAAAAAACTCGAAGATGTTCAAATACACATCTTCGATAATAGACATGGTCTCAGCTTCGTACAGGCTTTATATGCTTACTAAATCCGTCAGCCCTGAATCAGAAGAGGCCGGAACTGAAAACTAAAAGGATAAAATACAATTAACATACGTGTCCTCATTTATCGTTGGGATCCTTTGTTTCGTTTTTGATGTGAACATCCCTTTGCGGGAAAGGTATTTCAATCTTTGCGCTGTTGAATGCAGTTAGCATCTTATGCCGGATAGAGCTCTTGACGTCCCTTTCGATATTTTCCTTTATGTCCACAAAGAACTGGGCAGTCAGGTCTAGTGCGCTTTCGCCGAAATTCTCGAAAAGGATCTTGTATGGAGGCGATTTCAGGACATTTTTATCTTTGCTCAGTATCTCCCTCATGATCGACATCGCCTGTTCTATGTCAGTGTCATATGCCACGGATATCTTTACCTCTGTCCTTGTGAAGGAGTTGTTGAGCGTCAGGTTAACTATTGCCCCCTCAAGGACCTTGCTGTTGGGGATTATGAGGTGGTTGCTCTGGTCGCACCTTACAACGGTGTTCTGGAGCGTTATCTCCTCGACTATTCCTCTTCTTTCGGCGATTATGACTTCATCCCCGATACGGACTTTTTTCTGGAAAAGGAGTATCATGCCGCTGAATATGTCGCCGGTGTATTTCTGTGTGCCAAAACCGACTGCGATTGCAACAGCGCCTCCGAGGAAGGCGAAGGCGGTGAGGGGGATGTGAAGGCTCCAGAGGCCGAAGAAAGTTGAAATGATCACGCCTGTATAGTAGATGAATTTTTGAATGATAAGGCTGCTGTGCCTGCTCATGCTCAGTCCGTCAGATGTCCTTTTCCTGAAGACATAAGCAAAATACCTGGTTATGGCTATGCCGAGAAGGAATATCATCAGTCCAAAAGAAAACTTGCCAACTGTTACAGGGTATTCACCCACATGCCAGAGCTCGGTCTCCTTGATCCTTGAAAAATTGTTTCCCCAGAAGAAGTTCATCTTGTCTTCATTGCCCTGTGTCCCGGTTATGCGCAGCGATTCTTTTCGTAGATCCATGTACTGGCTCCTTATCATTCCCAGGTCCACAAGGTATGAGAGGTATCTTTTTTTTCTGACAGCAAGGTTATCAAGGAACTTGTCCCTATTCACGGCGTCACCTTCGGTGATCAACCGGCTCTCGCCGCTGAACCTTCTCTTGACTGCCTGTTCTGTCTCCCTGATCGTCTGTATTGCATCCACGCAGAGGGTGATATTCGCATTGATGTCATCAATGTAGTCATTTGTTTTAGAGATGATAAATTGTTGTCTCGAAAGATCAAGGTTTCCTTCTAGGAGATCCTGCATACCTCTCCATACTGACCTGAGTGAGGTCAATTTTTCGATGACTTCCAGGATCATCAGTATCTCGTCCCTGACCAGCTGTTTCTCATTAGCGATCCAAAATCTTGTAAACTGAGTCATTTCAGTTGAATCATCACTGAACTCACCCGCAGGATCTATCTTTTTTTCAAGCACGGAGATAGTGTCGTAAAGAGATCTGGTTTTTTCTATCACCATGGAGTTAAGGAAGACGAAATCTTCACTGTTGAACTTGATATTTTTCCTTATGTTTTCAAGCATTGGTCCGATAATGGCTATCTTGCCCTCTGTGTCGTTCAGTTCTTTTTCGGCGAGCGACAAAGTAGCGGTATTAAGTGTATTTATTGCAGTACATTCTTCTAACTTCGCCATTATCTCCCTCATGCGCCAGCTGTTGGTCAGGTTGTTTCCGCTGACTCTTGAGAGCTGGTCGTTTACAAGGCGGAACTTTTTTTCTGCCTCATCCCTCTCTCCATTGTTTCTCAGGATCGCGGTTTTGGTTTTTTCTATCAGGCGCTTGTATCTGTCTGCTTCGTTGAGGTAGTTTTCTACGTCTTCGAGGAAGTCGAGGTAGAGGAGGAATGAGTATGGAGGTGTTTTTTCGGCCAGTTCTTCGAGTCTGCCCTCTTCAAGGATAAACTGTGAAGTTGCAGTACCCTGTTTCTGAAGGAAATAGATGCTGTGGTATACATGTATGTTGTTTTCAAGCATCATCTCGTAGTTTATGACCTGCGAGACGGGAATGCTGTACTGTCTGGCAAGGCCCTCTTCCAGTCCCTGTATTTTAAGGACTTCGGACTTGAGAGTTTTTGTTCTTTCCAAAGGCTGTGACTGGTAATCTACGATCTCTCTTTTAACATCCGCAAGGGACTCAGCATGCGATATTGGCGAAAAGATGAGAAGCAATAAAAATGCAAGAAAAAAACATGAAAAGAAAATTATTGATTTTATGGCCGTCTTTCTCACGAAAGTTCCCCCCGCGGTTACAGCTTTTGGGTACCACATACATTGCTATTTTACATTAATTATCCAAAACAGAAAGGGACAGACACAGATAATCATCAGGCTGTCCCTTTCTGTGTTTTTCAGTATCCTTAAAAGGCTTATCCGAGAAGGAAGCCCGGGAGCAGAGAATCGCTGTCCTGCTGAACAAGCCAGTTGAAACCTGTGATGTTCGCAGCGCCCTTAATGTATGGCTGGACGGCGTCAAAATCTCCTACCTTGAGCCCAGGTTCATAGTGGCCTTCGAAGACGGTTCCCAGGATACTCTCGTGCAGGAACTTTTCACCGGGTCTGAGCTCTCCTTTTGCAGCGAGCAGTGCCATTTTCGCGCACGTTCCGGTCCCGCAGGGGGACCTGTCTACGTTTTTAGCCCCGAATATTACGCAGTTCCTGGCGTTTTCCCCTTTTTTATGGATACCGAACTCTGCGAGCAGTACCTTATTGTTTTCAGGGATGAGGGGGTGCTGTACCTTGTGCTGTTTGTTTGCCTCTTCCATAACTTCGAGACCCATCTTTGTGATAGCAGCGGCTTCTGAAGGAACGATCTCAAAACCGAAATCCTCAGCTTTCAGGATCGCGAAAAAACTTCCTCCGAAGCTTATATCGAACTTAACTGTTTTATCGATCGATGGCAGGTAGAGGTCAAGATCTCTTGCGAAAACAAAGGCCGGAACGTTCTTGAGTGTCGCCGAGACTGCTTCTCCGTCTTTCACATTGACCGACATTGTGACTATACCGGCAGGAGTGTCGAGTTTTACCTCGGTCACCGGTTCGGTGACCGTTACCATGCCAAGATTTACCATTGCCGAAGAAAGCCCTATCGAACCATGCCCGCACATCGATACGCTGCCGCCCGAATCGCAGAATATGACCCCTGTATGTGCGTCCTGGTTTACCGGCGGGACCATTATCGCTCCAAACATGTCCGCATGGCCTCGAGGCTCTGTCATTATGAAACGGCGGAAGTCGTTGTGATTATCACAGAAGTCTTTCCACTTCTCGGACATGGTCTTCCCTTTAAATATCGGAGCACCTCCAATTATTATCCTTGTCGGTTCTCCGCAGGTGTGGGAATCTATCGCAGCTACCATTTTTGTGACTTTCATATGACATCCACTCTTTTCATTTTTGGATTTAATTGGTTCAGATGCTAACACAATAAATTAGTCTCTGCAATCTTTGGTCATAATAAAAAATATTTTGATTGACAAATCAGAACTACCGAACTAATATTTAGTCGGAATAAATGCTCCATATTTTGCAAACTTAGGAGAAAATACTCCATGGACAGCGATGAAAGCATGCAGCTTCTTGAACGGATAAGGTCAAAATACGAACTTTTCTCTCCTGCGCAGAGAGTCGTAGGCAGTTACATACTCTCTTCATATAAATCTCTGGCTTACGTTACTTTGGCTGAGCTTGCAAGGCTGACTTCAACAGGACAGGGGACAGTAGTCAGGTTTGCACAGGCGCTCGGGTATGGATCTTTCTCAAAACTTCAGGCCGCACTGAGGGAAGAAATTGAAAAGAGCGCTCCAAAAACATTGGAGATCTATTCATCGAAGAGCGTAAGAGAAGAGGGCACGTCGCCCTTCGATACTGTCTTTGAAATGGAAAGGACTCTCATGGACGACACATATCGTCTGATAAAGAGAGATGACTTCAACGAAGCGGTGAGGATGATATCAGATGCGCCTGCCGTTATCATTTCAGGAACAGGGAGCAATTCATTCCTTGCGGAGTATGCGGGTTATTTCCTTGGGACCATGAAGAAGAATGTCGCTGTCATCAAAGGAACAGATATTTATGATATGGACCTGTTGCTTGATGCTCCTGAAGGGACTGCTGCCTTTGTTTTCAGTTTTCCAAGGTATCCGATAAAGACTCAGTCGATAGTAAAAGTTATGAAAGAAAGAGGCATGGGAATGATCGGTATCTCGGATTCCATTGCTTCACCCATTGCTGAGTACTGTGATCCGTTCTTCATAGTGCCGCAGAAGTTTATTTCATTCATTGATCCCTGTGCGGGAGTGATGTCTGTCATCCATTCGATACTGTACGGTGTCTGGCTCGCTGACAAAGAGGGCTGCAGAAAACGTATTGAATCAAGGAACCGTCTTTTTAAGGGTGAAAAAATATTTGTATCAGACAATGTCTATCTTCCGGATCTTTTACCCTGAGTTCTTAGCAGTACATGACCCGGCATACCGGGAAAACTTATAGGGGAGGCGTTTTTGTTATGGCGTACGATGTTCGTTTTATTTCTCAGGCAGATGTTGAGTCCCTCGGTATCACAATGAAGGAAGTAATGGATCATGTGGAAACGGGCTGGAAAATGAACGGCGAAAAGAAGACAGAACTTCCTGCAAAGATCGGAGTACACCCCAGGCACGACTGCTATATGCACGCGATGCCATGCTGGATCGGCGGGGAAGTCGATATGGCAGGAATAAAATGGGTCGCAGGCTTTCCGAGCAATCTCCAGAAAAAACTGCCCTACAACAATGGCGTTTTTATCCTCAATGATGTTGAGACTGGGGTAGTCAAAGCTATTATGGACTGCAACTGGATGACTACATGGAGAACAGGTGCGGCGGCAGGGCTTGGAGCCAGGTATTTTGCTGACCCTGATGCGGAAGTAGTCGCAGTGGCAGGTCTTGGAACTATAGGTAAGATAACCCTGCGGGCATTCAAAGAAGTGCTTCCCAAAATGAAGACAGTAAAACTCTATGATCCAATGCCTGAACAGGCTGACAGATATATCGAAGCAATGAAGGGCGTTTGTCCCAACGTTGAATTCGTGGTATGCCCCGACATAAAAAAGGCCTGCGAAGACGCTGACGTAGTAACGACCTGTGCGCCGATACTCGAGAAACCGAACAGGATCATAACGGCAGATATGCTGAAAAAGGATGTCTTCTGCATGACGAGCGACTACGACTCGACATTTGCGGCAGATGTCGTAAATAAGGGAAGGGTCTTTGTGTGCGACGACCGGAACCAGTATCTGTGGACGCAGGAGCACGGTGTCTATTTCCAGAACGGATACCCGCTTTCAGAAGAAATATATGCGGACATGGGAGAAGTGGTCTCAGGAAAGGCTGCGCCGGTCAGGGAAGGCCGCAGGACGTGTCTCTTTATGGGGATCGCCAGCCATGACGTCATGACA
It encodes the following:
- a CDS encoding amidohydrolase; this encodes MDIVIEGKYNEFDYLTVDSLSGKIKSLGKGRPPRRPDYSFGEGFALSAGDFNAHSHPEQSIYVEIADKSWDLARWCRETIYKYSVEMTAEMIYHGCVRAFGRMLAFGETSVMVSFYCHNKKGNELDLAVIKAAQAVGIRLFFGRMNYDLVNQEAYPEKRESQISYYESPEEAEKNFIDLLKYETETVKVAPALHSFHANTLDAAIRGINLGAEYGRKVQFHLSEDEGDVKICLENYGMRPVEVLANLKETGKVPYLDHLMLSDCVWTSRREKELIKEHGMSVVFNGRMNERVKAGTAAVLEYMELGVPVYVGTDGEASNEDLSIDNERKWQSEKHKLSKEEKKKLQMPFEMAGVRVGELEAGSVADIKVCRDGKPDALFVGGKAVMKDGELLSKGTVEGSENFIKDMWQRIRK
- a CDS encoding aldehyde oxidase encodes the protein MAEFNIIGSSPLRDDGPGKVSGRTEYIADIEMPGCWVGGIVRSGTARGRLKGIKKSASFDWSKVTVVTHEDIPGENYISMVRNDYPALAEEEINYMSQAIALVAAPDAKLLKEAMASLEPEVEPLKPVLTMEEALEGKEIIWGSDNIIDEYFNGAGDIERGFAEADIIVEGDWATGFHEQLYLETQGMAAVMREDGAVEITGSLQCPFYVHGAIQKVMGLPPEKVIIKQAATGGGFGGKEDYPSILGAYAALLALKSGHPVRIVFDREEDLLVTPKRHPSKSHYRMGLKNDGKITALDADILLDSGAYTTLSRVVLQRSQLHACGIYYVPNVRIRSRAVATNTPPNGAYRGFGAPQAIFAMERQMDLAAKELGMDPLDIRLKNALRTGDSFPYGQVLKEKNNAVAVLEKAAEMSDYRAKRQLYASQPGGRYKKGIGIAAALHGGGFTGAGEDKMGTTARVCFDGRRFCLYVSSTEIGQGSSTILRMVAAEELGVGIEEVLYMTPDTSKSPNTGPTVASRTTMYASKAVRDACANIKRKLAEWRPLKGLPEGMPTLSLAEEYFKEYSKLDEFGYNIFDDDSCWDEEKFEGDAYRGYAWIANVIEVEVDTDTYEVSAEKVCVAAEVGRAINPMQLRGQITGGLLQAIGWSHLEDMRVDEKGRYTASHMNAYLVPTTLDTPEWEIELLEDPCAQGCFGAKGIGELPMNAAGPAFVSAVDNAAGVFCDSIPCTGEKLFRLVLNEEKKTAEGGN
- a CDS encoding molybdopterin dehydrogenase, whose amino-acid sequence is MRIEMTINGALYFSDVPPMKPLLSVLREDLGFKGSKEGCGEGECGACSVIINGRLVNACLVPAVQASGCEILTIEGLGSHDEMDLLQKALVSEGAVQCGFCTPGMVIAARALLEENPTPTRDEIKVALSGNICRCTGYEKIYNAVEKAVGEGYCDTFRTRENLCSGQAPTRSSESDRNCFTPEDLKEVFEILDNNSHVSILAGSTDIIPDIKNGKYSFEKIMDLSRVKELKGINKVGDAIRIGSCVTNGDIIRSSIIKKYLPALWEAAFRSGAPAVQNRATIGGNLSTASGAADLPTILLPLDAGIVTEGSDGAREMKLEKFIIGYRQPDLKPNEIMRDIIIPLPKEKSFQKFYKRGSRKALTLSRISLGFYAEVEKGIIWEIRAAAGSMSPIPIRLKELESALRMKRLTDELIEEAAKAAYDEINPRKSPEWRKRMTSNLVKSFLKELLQ
- a CDS encoding phosphoserine phosphatase, whose translation is MTYPDPVMAICYDFDGTLAPGNMQEHDFFPDLKIAPMDFWKESNDLAREHEADPILAYMKLMLDKARLSGKVQISKSAFRKYGKSVDLFRGVKSWFSEINEYAQNKGVRLEHYIISSGLREMIEGTPISRHVKAIYASSFIYDQHDVAIWPANAVNYTTKTQYLYRINKGIESITDNQSINEFVAEEDRRIPFSRMLFIGDGSTDVPCMKLVKNQGGHSIAVYCEEREESRDYALRLLRDGRVNFIAEGVYTKNSKMFKYTSSIIDMVSASYRLYMLTKSVSPESEEAGTEN
- a CDS encoding proline racemase, translating into MKVTKMVAAIDSHTCGEPTRIIIGGAPIFKGKTMSEKWKDFCDNHNDFRRFIMTEPRGHADMFGAIMVPPVNQDAHTGVIFCDSGGSVSMCGHGSIGLSSAMVNLGMVTVTEPVTEVKLDTPAGIVTMSVNVKDGEAVSATLKNVPAFVFARDLDLYLPSIDKTVKFDISFGGSFFAILKAEDFGFEIVPSEAAAITKMGLEVMEEANKQHKVQHPLIPENNKVLLAEFGIHKKGENARNCVIFGAKNVDRSPCGTGTCAKMALLAAKGELRPGEKFLHESILGTVFEGHYEPGLKVGDFDAVQPYIKGAANITGFNWLVQQDSDSLLPGFLLG
- a CDS encoding peptide transporter; its protein translation is MAYDVRFISQADVESLGITMKEVMDHVETGWKMNGEKKTELPAKIGVHPRHDCYMHAMPCWIGGEVDMAGIKWVAGFPSNLQKKLPYNNGVFILNDVETGVVKAIMDCNWMTTWRTGAAAGLGARYFADPDAEVVAVAGLGTIGKITLRAFKEVLPKMKTVKLYDPMPEQADRYIEAMKGVCPNVEFVVCPDIKKACEDADVVTTCAPILEKPNRIITADMLKKDVFCMTSDYDSTFAADVVNKGRVFVCDDRNQYLWTQEHGVYFQNGYPLSEEIYADMGEVVSGKAAPVREGRRTCLFMGIASHDVMTAKLILEKAAAQNAGTMLKL